The proteins below come from a single Elusimicrobiales bacterium genomic window:
- the purD gene encoding phosphoribosylamine--glycine ligase: MNILLIGSGGREHAVAWKLAQSPSLGTLYCAPSSAAIAELAQTAPVDAEDFAAVADFCAGKSVDLVFVGPEAPLAAGIADFLRARGIAVFGPGREGALLEASKSRAKQFMLRYGIPTAAARTFDDAAAAKAAVMESPLPVVVKADGLAAGKGVRVCFTREDALAAVSDFMEKKIFGGAGARAVLEEFMTGSEASAMAFCDGKKCLPLPLARDHKRLLDGDKGPNTGGMGACCPLPDVDSKTKAAIASIFDGFLRGIAGDGIDYRGVIYAGLMLTPQGPKVVEFNCRLGDPETQCLLPMLDCDLAAAAKACADGNLPAGAIPVKSGACAAVVLAARGYPDSPEKGKIISGLENAARLENTALFHAGTAKTADGWVTAGGRVLAASALGADLPAAIAAAYRAAAEIRFDGMQYRGDIGLWKK; encoded by the coding sequence ATGAACATACTTTTAATCGGCTCCGGCGGAAGGGAACATGCGGTAGCGTGGAAGCTGGCGCAAAGCCCGTCGCTGGGAACATTATATTGCGCGCCCTCCTCCGCCGCGATAGCGGAGCTGGCGCAGACCGCCCCGGTTGACGCGGAGGATTTCGCCGCCGTCGCGGACTTCTGCGCCGGCAAATCGGTTGATTTGGTTTTCGTGGGGCCGGAGGCGCCGCTTGCCGCCGGAATCGCCGATTTCCTGCGCGCGCGCGGCATTGCCGTGTTCGGGCCGGGCAGGGAGGGGGCGCTGCTGGAAGCCTCCAAAAGCCGGGCCAAGCAGTTCATGCTCAGATACGGCATTCCCACCGCCGCGGCGCGGACTTTCGACGACGCCGCCGCGGCAAAGGCTGCGGTGATGGAATCCCCGCTGCCGGTTGTGGTCAAAGCCGACGGGCTTGCCGCCGGAAAAGGCGTGCGGGTGTGCTTTACCCGCGAAGACGCGCTTGCCGCCGTATCCGATTTCATGGAGAAGAAAATTTTCGGCGGCGCGGGCGCGCGCGCGGTGCTGGAGGAGTTCATGACGGGAAGCGAAGCCTCCGCCATGGCTTTCTGCGACGGCAAAAAATGCCTGCCGCTTCCCCTTGCGCGCGACCACAAACGGCTGCTGGACGGCGACAAGGGCCCCAACACCGGCGGCATGGGCGCCTGCTGCCCGCTGCCGGATGTTGACTCAAAAACCAAAGCCGCCATCGCCTCCATTTTTGACGGTTTCCTGCGCGGCATAGCCGGAGACGGGATTGATTACCGCGGCGTCATATACGCCGGGCTGATGCTGACGCCTCAGGGGCCCAAGGTGGTGGAATTCAACTGCCGGCTGGGCGACCCGGAAACGCAATGCCTGCTGCCAATGCTGGACTGCGACCTGGCGGCAGCCGCAAAAGCCTGCGCCGACGGCAATCTTCCCGCCGGCGCAATCCCCGTCAAAAGCGGGGCCTGCGCCGCCGTGGTGCTGGCCGCGCGCGGCTATCCCGATTCGCCGGAGAAGGGAAAAATAATCTCCGGCCTTGAAAACGCGGCGCGGCTGGAAAACACCGCGCTGTTCCACGCCGGGACCGCAAAAACCGCCGACGGCTGGGTTACAGCTGGCGGGCGGGTGCTGGCGGCAAGCGCGCTGGGCGCGGATTTGCCCGCCGCAATCGCGGCGGCCTACAGGGCCGCCGCTGAAATCCGTTTTGACGGAATGCAATACCGCGGGGACATAGGATTATGGAAAAAATAA
- the purE gene encoding 5-(carboxyamino)imidazole ribonucleotide mutase: protein MEKIKVAVVMGSESDLPVMRKACDTLKTLGIAHKTFIASAHRTPELLAAIVARCERAGALVYIAGAGGAAHLPGVIASMTLRPVIGVPVNSKLSGLDSLLSIAQMPSGVPVAAMAVDGSANAAILAAQILAAADKNIHKKLALLRRGAAEKISQANDRLNKE, encoded by the coding sequence ATGGAAAAAATAAAAGTCGCCGTTGTGATGGGAAGCGAAAGCGATCTGCCGGTCATGCGCAAGGCCTGCGACACTCTCAAAACGCTTGGCATAGCGCATAAAACATTCATCGCCTCGGCGCACAGGACGCCGGAGCTGTTGGCTGCTATCGTCGCCCGCTGCGAGCGCGCGGGCGCGCTGGTCTACATCGCCGGCGCGGGCGGCGCGGCGCATTTGCCCGGCGTAATCGCCAGCATGACGCTGCGTCCTGTTATAGGCGTGCCGGTCAATTCAAAGCTCTCCGGACTGGATTCGCTGCTGTCTATCGCCCAAATGCCCTCCGGCGTGCCGGTGGCGGCGATGGCGGTGGACGGTTCAGCCAACGCCGCCATACTAGCCGCGCAGATTCTGGCGGCGGCGGATAAAAACATTCACAAAAAACTGGCGCTGCTGCGCCGGGGCGCGGCTGAAAAAATTTCGCAGGCTAACGACAGGCTCAATAAGGAGTGA
- the purM gene encoding phosphoribosylformylglycinamidine cyclo-ligase, which translates to MAITYKKSGVDIAAGDALVEYIQKKAPAVGGFAGLFPLELGGKQYNIVGCTDGVGTKLKLAFLTGRHSTVGIDLVAMNVNDLITCGAKPLFFLDYYATSRLDPKTSRAVIDGILEGCRQGEMALLGGETAEMPGFYGKGEYDLAGFAVGIVESGRVIDGSRIMPGDALIGLPSTGFHSNGYSLIRGVYRDAELKKRAARLLAPTKIYVKDIAALRGAAIAAGADILGMAHITGGGIVENVPRFLPGNCAAVIDAASWKRPKIMRDIAKGGDIPAGDMWRTFNMGIGMVIALRPQAVEAALKTLPEAVVLGRVERGENKVILQNAERL; encoded by the coding sequence ATGGCCATAACTTACAAAAAATCCGGCGTTGACATCGCCGCCGGCGACGCGCTGGTTGAATACATACAGAAAAAAGCCCCCGCCGTGGGCGGTTTTGCGGGGCTGTTCCCGCTGGAGTTGGGCGGCAAGCAGTATAACATCGTCGGCTGCACCGACGGCGTGGGCACCAAGCTGAAACTGGCGTTTCTGACCGGGCGGCATAGCACCGTGGGCATAGACCTTGTCGCCATGAATGTAAACGACCTGATAACCTGCGGCGCGAAACCGCTTTTTTTCCTGGATTATTACGCGACCTCCAGACTGGACCCCAAAACCTCGCGCGCCGTCATAGACGGCATACTGGAAGGCTGCCGGCAGGGGGAAATGGCGCTCCTCGGCGGCGAGACCGCCGAAATGCCCGGCTTCTACGGCAAAGGCGAATACGACCTGGCGGGGTTCGCGGTGGGCATAGTGGAAAGCGGGCGTGTCATAGACGGCAGCCGCATCATGCCCGGCGACGCGCTGATAGGGCTGCCCTCCACGGGTTTTCATTCCAACGGCTATTCGCTGATACGCGGGGTGTACAGGGACGCCGAGCTTAAAAAGCGCGCCGCCCGGCTGCTGGCGCCTACGAAAATCTATGTGAAAGACATCGCCGCGCTGCGCGGCGCCGCCATTGCCGCCGGAGCCGACATCCTGGGCATGGCGCATATCACAGGCGGCGGCATTGTGGAGAATGTGCCCAGATTCCTGCCCGGAAACTGCGCCGCCGTCATAGACGCGGCCTCGTGGAAGCGGCCCAAAATCATGAGGGATATCGCAAAAGGCGGCGATATACCCGCAGGCGACATGTGGCGCACCTTTAACATGGGAATAGGGATGGTAATCGCGTTAAGGCCGCAGGCCGTTGAAGCCGCGCTGAAAACGCTGCCGGAGGCCGTGGTTCTCGGGCGTGTGGAGCGCGGCGAAAACAAGGTAATTCTCCAGAACGCGGAGCGGCTATGA
- the purH gene encoding bifunctional phosphoribosylaminoimidazolecarboxamide formyltransferase/IMP cyclohydrolase — translation MKIAVLASGGGTTFQALYDAQKAGSLGGGEIVLVISSRPDAGVAARAKAAGVRAETADPKDDALLCRLCAEAGVRLVCMAGYMHKLGPEMLKRYAGAVLNIHPALLPAFGGKGMYGRHVHEAVIASGAKFSGCTVHFADGNYDAGPVALQQAVAVAEDDTAETLSEKVRAAERILYPRAVRLFCQGRLKISGGKVSVLPEKTEAGKIRRALISVYDKTGLAEFAKGLDGLGVEIISTSGTAKFLSENGVPVRMLETLTGFPEILGGRVKTLHPMVHGAILMRRGDAGQVAQAQVHGIEPIDMLVVNLYPFAQTLAGHSSVHEQEVIEQIDIGGVALIRAGSKNYEDVAVLTEPADYPSVLEEMQKSSALSADTKRRLAARGFAHTAAYDGDISGAFARAQAGGGPPQTLNLNLKLAQPMRYGENPHQQAALYSPDGKLSFEQLHGKELSYNNILDAHGSWEAVCDFGQTAAVIFKHITPCGAATGATAEEAFSRAWECDPLSAFGGVIAFNCKVSPKAAEMVNSFFVEIIIAPDYEDAALDILRAKKNIRILSRAAGKNSGWVIRSAGREILAGEADSAVSAGQWKQASKRAPSGEEMRALEFAWIVCKHVRSNAIALCAPDRTVGIGAGQMSRVDAVKTAEMKFSQYLAKNPRPKTLVLASDAFFPFRDAVDEAARLGASAIVQPGGSQRDAESIQAADERGLAMMFTGMRHFRH, via the coding sequence ATGAAAATAGCGGTTCTTGCCTCCGGCGGGGGGACCACTTTTCAGGCTTTATACGACGCGCAGAAAGCCGGCTCGCTGGGCGGGGGGGAGATAGTTCTTGTAATCTCAAGCCGCCCGGACGCGGGCGTTGCGGCCCGCGCGAAAGCCGCGGGCGTGCGCGCCGAAACCGCCGACCCGAAAGACGACGCTCTGCTCTGCCGCCTCTGCGCGGAGGCGGGGGTGCGGCTTGTCTGCATGGCAGGCTACATGCACAAGCTGGGGCCGGAAATGCTTAAACGCTATGCCGGCGCGGTGCTGAATATCCATCCCGCGCTGCTGCCCGCTTTCGGCGGGAAAGGGATGTACGGGCGGCATGTGCACGAGGCCGTCATCGCCTCCGGCGCGAAATTCAGCGGCTGCACCGTCCATTTCGCCGACGGAAATTATGACGCCGGGCCGGTCGCGCTTCAGCAGGCGGTTGCGGTGGCCGAAGACGATACCGCAGAAACATTGTCCGAAAAAGTCCGCGCGGCGGAGCGCATATTGTACCCCCGCGCGGTGCGGCTGTTTTGCCAGGGCAGGCTGAAAATCAGCGGCGGCAAAGTCTCCGTCCTGCCGGAGAAAACAGAGGCCGGAAAAATCCGCCGCGCGCTTATTTCCGTTTACGACAAAACGGGGCTGGCCGAATTCGCCAAAGGGCTGGACGGGCTTGGCGTGGAAATAATCAGCACCTCCGGCACGGCCAAATTCCTGTCGGAAAACGGCGTTCCCGTGCGAATGCTGGAGACGCTTACCGGGTTTCCCGAAATTCTGGGCGGGCGGGTGAAAACGCTGCACCCCATGGTTCACGGCGCGATACTCATGCGCCGCGGCGACGCGGGGCAGGTTGCCCAGGCGCAGGTTCACGGCATTGAGCCGATAGACATGCTGGTTGTCAACCTCTATCCCTTTGCGCAAACGCTGGCGGGGCATTCCTCCGTCCACGAGCAGGAAGTGATAGAGCAGATAGACATAGGCGGCGTCGCGCTTATACGCGCCGGCTCCAAAAATTACGAGGATGTGGCTGTTCTGACCGAGCCTGCCGATTACCCGTCAGTTCTGGAGGAAATGCAAAAATCCTCCGCGCTTTCTGCGGACACCAAGCGGCGGCTTGCCGCCAGGGGCTTTGCCCACACCGCTGCCTACGACGGCGATATTTCCGGCGCGTTCGCGCGCGCGCAGGCCGGCGGCGGGCCGCCGCAAACGCTGAACCTGAATTTGAAGCTGGCGCAGCCCATGCGCTACGGCGAAAATCCCCATCAGCAGGCCGCGCTTTATTCTCCGGACGGGAAGCTTTCGTTTGAGCAGCTGCACGGCAAGGAGCTTTCCTACAACAATATTTTGGACGCGCATGGCTCCTGGGAGGCTGTCTGCGACTTCGGGCAGACCGCCGCCGTGATATTCAAGCATATCACCCCCTGCGGCGCGGCGACCGGCGCGACCGCCGAGGAGGCGTTCTCCCGCGCCTGGGAGTGCGACCCGCTGTCGGCCTTCGGCGGGGTGATTGCGTTCAACTGCAAAGTTTCGCCCAAAGCGGCGGAGATGGTGAACTCGTTTTTTGTGGAGATAATCATTGCGCCGGATTACGAAGATGCCGCGCTGGATATCCTGCGCGCCAAGAAAAACATCCGCATACTGAGCCGCGCCGCCGGGAAAAATTCCGGCTGGGTGATACGCTCGGCGGGGCGGGAAATACTGGCGGGCGAGGCGGATTCCGCGGTTTCCGCCGGGCAGTGGAAACAGGCGTCAAAACGCGCGCCCTCCGGCGAGGAAATGCGCGCGCTGGAATTTGCGTGGATTGTCTGCAAGCATGTGCGCTCCAACGCGATAGCCTTGTGCGCGCCGGACAGGACCGTAGGTATTGGCGCGGGCCAGATGTCGCGCGTTGACGCGGTGAAAACGGCGGAGATGAAATTTTCGCAGTATCTGGCCAAAAACCCGCGCCCCAAAACGCTGGTTCTGGCTTCCGACGCTTTTTTCCCGTTCCGGGACGCGGTTGACGAGGCGGCCCGGCTGGGCGCAAGCGCGATAGTCCAGCCCGGCGGCTCTCAACGCGACGCGGAATCAATTCAGGCGGCGGACGAGCGCGGGCTGGCGATGATGTTTACCGGCATGCGCCATTTCCGGCACTGA
- a CDS encoding FAD-dependent oxidoreductase: protein MRTDTLIIGAGLTGLSCAWHLERLGAPRYILAEKNDYPGGLCASFSQNGFSFDCSGHLLHLHSGYGKSFIFRMLRGNLEKLRRRAEIYSSGVYTPYPFQAALCGLPDRVVSDCVSGFLKAWRENKTPPFDSPFDRWAMSVFGEGICRHFMFPYNRKLWRVPLPQLRADWCAPFVPRPGPEEVIAGAYGPQRASFGYNTEFYYPSQGGAGALCAAIADGLGNGFMPGCGVLRVNLSKKTALINNLGEVEFSRLVNTMPLKDFCGIIEDAPAAVRESAKLLRHNRVDVFNFGFRAPARRKLHWAYFPEDKFAFYRAGIASHFSRHVSPAGYSSFYTETASPPSSKPDTAALERQMLSGLRRCGLISAPPAARMHIAIPCAYAVYDANRSHALSRILPWLEKKGCLSTGRYGGWKYSFMEEAVLDGKAAANVSAGNGACR, encoded by the coding sequence GTGAGAACCGACACCCTTATAATCGGCGCCGGACTTACCGGGCTTTCCTGCGCCTGGCATCTGGAGCGGCTGGGCGCGCCGCGCTATATCCTTGCCGAAAAAAACGACTATCCCGGCGGGCTTTGCGCCTCGTTTTCGCAAAACGGCTTCTCTTTTGACTGTTCGGGCCATTTGCTGCATCTGCACAGCGGTTACGGCAAAAGTTTCATTTTCCGCATGCTGCGCGGCAATCTGGAAAAGCTGCGCCGCCGCGCGGAGATATATTCCAGCGGCGTCTACACCCCCTATCCCTTTCAGGCCGCGCTCTGCGGCCTGCCGGACAGGGTGGTCAGCGACTGCGTGTCCGGTTTCCTCAAAGCCTGGCGCGAGAACAAAACCCCGCCCTTTGATTCGCCTTTCGACCGCTGGGCAATGTCCGTTTTCGGCGAGGGGATATGCCGGCATTTCATGTTTCCCTATAACCGCAAGCTGTGGCGCGTCCCGCTCCCGCAGCTGAGGGCGGACTGGTGCGCCCCCTTTGTGCCGCGCCCGGGGCCGGAAGAGGTTATCGCCGGGGCATACGGCCCGCAGCGCGCCAGCTTCGGCTACAATACGGAATTTTACTATCCGTCACAAGGCGGCGCGGGCGCGCTGTGCGCCGCCATTGCGGACGGGCTGGGCAACGGCTTTATGCCCGGCTGCGGGGTATTGCGCGTCAACCTCTCAAAAAAGACGGCGCTGATAAACAATCTCGGAGAAGTGGAATTTTCAAGGCTGGTAAACACCATGCCGCTTAAAGATTTCTGCGGCATAATAGAGGACGCGCCCGCCGCCGTGCGCGAAAGCGCAAAACTGCTGCGGCATAACCGGGTGGACGTGTTCAATTTCGGCTTCCGCGCTCCGGCCCGGCGAAAGCTGCACTGGGCGTATTTCCCGGAGGATAAGTTCGCGTTCTACCGCGCCGGCATAGCCTCGCATTTTTCGCGGCATGTCTCTCCGGCGGGCTACTCATCGTTTTATACAGAGACGGCAAGCCCGCCGTCGTCAAAACCGGACACCGCCGCGCTGGAGCGGCAAATGCTCTCCGGCCTGCGCCGCTGCGGCCTGATTTCCGCCCCCCCCGCCGCGCGCATGCATATCGCCATCCCCTGCGCCTACGCGGTATACGACGCAAACCGCTCACATGCGCTGTCCCGCATACTCCCCTGGCTGGAAAAGAAAGGCTGCCTCAGCACGGGCCGCTACGGCGGCTGGAAGTATTCCTTTATGGAAGAGGCGGTTCTTGACGGCAAAGCCGCCGCGAATGTCAGTGCCGGAAATGGCGCATGCCGGTAA
- a CDS encoding MraY family glycosyltransferase — MSPWKLYLITAAAAFAASLALTPLARALGLRFVLDTPSGGVKTHKNPTPLLGGLAIAAAFIISLSAVRLFTSFPTGTLHTLRGFFAGAVIMLLLGLVDDIKKPSGLSVATKFAFQIAAALVLVHYGVRIRFIQPDYLAVALTVVWVVGVANAFNIIDIMDGLCASQAAAASLGFLLIALPSEDLYVNFAAAALLGAAAGFLPHNFSRRRKIFAGDCGSLFMGYTLAALSVSTQYSHTNPLGVYAPLLILAVPIYDTFFVSFLRIRRGNSPFAGSKDHYALRLEKMGFSRHEIVAWSAVVTMGLVLCAFSATQLPIWPALVVYAADAAAFALMSVKIARVEM; from the coding sequence ATGAGCCCCTGGAAACTCTATCTGATAACGGCGGCGGCCGCTTTCGCGGCCTCGCTGGCGCTGACGCCGCTGGCGCGCGCCCTGGGCCTCAGATTCGTGCTGGACACGCCCTCCGGCGGCGTAAAAACCCACAAGAACCCCACCCCGCTGCTGGGCGGGCTGGCGATAGCGGCGGCTTTTATAATCTCGCTGTCGGCGGTAAGGCTTTTCACCAGCTTTCCCACAGGAACGCTGCACACGCTGCGCGGATTTTTCGCCGGGGCGGTGATAATGCTGCTGCTGGGGCTGGTGGACGATATAAAAAAACCCTCCGGCCTTTCCGTGGCGACAAAGTTCGCCTTCCAGATAGCCGCCGCGCTGGTGCTGGTGCATTACGGGGTGCGCATCAGGTTCATACAGCCCGATTATCTGGCGGTCGCGCTGACGGTCGTCTGGGTGGTGGGGGTGGCCAATGCCTTCAACATAATAGATATCATGGACGGCCTCTGCGCCAGCCAGGCCGCCGCCGCCTCGCTGGGGTTTCTGCTGATAGCGCTGCCGTCGGAAGACCTGTATGTCAATTTCGCCGCCGCTGCGCTGCTGGGCGCGGCGGCGGGGTTTTTGCCGCACAATTTCTCGCGCCGCCGGAAAATTTTCGCGGGCGACTGCGGCAGCCTTTTCATGGGATACACCCTGGCGGCATTGTCGGTAAGCACGCAGTACTCGCATACCAACCCGCTTGGCGTGTACGCGCCGCTGCTTATACTGGCCGTTCCGATTTACGACACGTTTTTCGTCTCTTTCCTGCGCATAAGGCGCGGCAATTCCCCGTTTGCGGGCAGCAAGGACCATTACGCCCTGCGGCTTGAGAAAATGGGTTTTTCCCGCCACGAGATAGTGGCCTGGAGCGCGGTTGTTACCATGGGCCTGGTGCTGTGCGCGTTTTCGGCTACGCAGTTGCCCATATGGCCCGCGCTGGTGGTGTACGCGGCGGACGCGGCGGCGTTCGCGCTGATGAGCGTCAAAATAGCACGGGTGGAAATGTGA
- a CDS encoding phospholipid carrier-dependent glycosyltransferase, with translation MTAGAAAKTSFFYALAAAALLLSAALYGLRAALGSGIVFAACSVIIFAIAAAAAFAFGARALESCGFEWDSFPGLRVPAAATLGLGALALAVFALGEMKLLYPTSIVLLLGAFLWSGRKRLVPFPVPGMVARTGWELAALLPLAGAFLVCFAPPPHYDSLVYHLALPQAYALNHAIAPVPGSVYSHFPQNSEMLFTAALLLGSDTAAQLFSWLCAALSGLWVYGYLRTLENSGEASPGASGLALFLALSHTSFALLASASYAETAACLFITAAVLSLAMWRRNAGPQSRLWAAAGGVFCGLAFGTKYYAGITAAALLMLALRHCYSVQRFSERRARVVDVLIFAAACCLVCAPWLVKNAAETGNPVYPFLYRLLNADTALAGQAQAYFSMLTEYGGQGRPLRELIMFPYTLFTAPSHFGGGMDALGTLGWNLFFAATPLMALAALRSRELRWCGAYILLHFAVWFFTAKVLRFLVVIVPLGSILAAEGFMAARREGGRLAGIVLAAALLAFAAERAVLWAGMNDLAYNWNYLFGKAGRAEHLSATLRYYPCAAAVNAMSPPGARVLMAGEQRSYYVRRNVAATALTAQNGFVTAANAAASPLELAQTLARDYDWVIYVPGEMRRLHPYGTLNFSENGLKNWEEMLSVQPAFAAESCALYRL, from the coding sequence ATGACAGCCGGAGCCGCGGCGAAAACATCTTTTTTTTATGCGCTGGCCGCCGCCGCGCTGCTGCTGTCTGCGGCGTTATACGGCCTGCGCGCGGCTCTGGGAAGCGGAATTGTTTTCGCGGCCTGTTCCGTGATAATTTTCGCGATTGCCGCCGCCGCGGCATTCGCCTTCGGCGCGCGCGCGCTTGAATCCTGCGGTTTTGAATGGGACAGTTTTCCCGGCCTGCGCGTTCCGGCGGCGGCCACGTTGGGGCTGGGCGCGCTGGCGCTGGCGGTTTTCGCGCTTGGCGAGATGAAGCTGCTGTACCCGACGTCAATAGTTCTGCTGCTTGGCGCGTTTTTGTGGTCCGGCAGGAAAAGGCTTGTTCCGTTCCCCGTGCCGGGCATGGTTGCGCGCACCGGCTGGGAGCTGGCAGCCCTTCTGCCGCTGGCAGGGGCCTTTCTGGTCTGCTTTGCGCCGCCGCCGCACTATGACTCGCTGGTGTACCATCTTGCGCTGCCGCAGGCTTATGCTCTTAACCACGCGATAGCGCCGGTTCCCGGCAGCGTCTACAGCCATTTTCCGCAAAACAGCGAGATGCTTTTCACCGCCGCGCTGCTTCTGGGCTCTGACACGGCGGCGCAATTGTTCTCCTGGCTGTGCGCCGCATTGTCGGGGTTATGGGTTTACGGCTATCTCAGGACGCTGGAGAATTCCGGCGAAGCCTCTCCCGGCGCGAGCGGGCTGGCGCTTTTTCTGGCGCTGTCGCACACCTCTTTCGCGCTTCTGGCGTCGGCAAGCTATGCGGAGACGGCGGCCTGCCTTTTCATCACCGCCGCAGTCTTATCGCTGGCAATGTGGCGGCGCAACGCGGGGCCGCAATCCCGGCTGTGGGCCGCTGCGGGCGGCGTTTTCTGCGGACTCGCGTTCGGAACCAAGTACTATGCCGGCATAACCGCCGCCGCGCTGCTTATGCTGGCGCTGCGCCACTGCTACAGCGTCCAGCGATTCAGCGAACGCAGAGCCCGCGTCGTTGACGTTCTGATATTCGCCGCGGCCTGCTGCCTTGTTTGCGCGCCGTGGCTGGTTAAAAACGCCGCCGAAACCGGAAATCCGGTCTACCCGTTCCTGTACAGGCTGCTGAATGCGGACACGGCCCTTGCGGGCCAGGCACAGGCCTATTTCTCCATGCTGACGGAATACGGCGGACAGGGCCGCCCGCTGCGCGAGCTCATCATGTTCCCTTATACGCTGTTTACCGCCCCTTCGCATTTCGGCGGCGGGATGGACGCTCTGGGAACACTGGGCTGGAACCTGTTTTTCGCCGCGACCCCGCTGATGGCGCTGGCCGCGCTGCGCTCCCGGGAACTGCGCTGGTGCGGGGCGTATATTCTGCTGCATTTCGCGGTCTGGTTTTTTACGGCGAAGGTGCTGCGGTTTCTGGTGGTTATAGTGCCTTTGGGCTCCATTCTGGCGGCTGAGGGTTTCATGGCGGCGCGGCGCGAGGGCGGGCGGCTGGCCGGAATAGTCCTGGCCGCGGCGCTGCTGGCATTTGCGGCGGAACGGGCGGTTTTATGGGCCGGCATGAACGATTTAGCGTATAACTGGAATTACCTTTTCGGCAAAGCGGGCCGGGCGGAGCATTTGTCGGCAACCCTGCGCTATTATCCGTGCGCCGCCGCCGTAAACGCCATGTCCCCGCCCGGCGCGCGCGTGCTGATGGCAGGGGAGCAGCGCTCGTACTACGTCCGCCGGAATGTTGCGGCCACCGCCCTGACAGCGCAAAACGGTTTCGTTACGGCGGCCAATGCGGCGGCCTCGCCGCTTGAACTGGCGCAAACCCTCGCCCGCGATTACGACTGGGTTATATATGTTCCGGGGGAAATGCGGCGGCTTCATCCTTACGGCACGCTGAATTTCTCGGAGAACGGCCTTAAAAACTGGGAGGAGATGCTTTCCGTACAGCCGGCTTTCGCGGCTGAAAGCTGCGCGCTCTACAGGTTATGA
- a CDS encoding sugar nucleotide-binding protein — protein sequence MKILVIGASGQVGGAILRECGNYSIEAKGTSAKSDAGGLLKADIRLSHAFEEIFESFKPDAAILCAAMTDPDLCQENERQAEQVNVEGARNILRLCDLHKTRLACLSTDNVFDGARGPYDETAKPNPVNVYGQTKLKAEKICAGASFGSVIIRSSGVYGADSPNLLTQIMDKAGKNERMELSSTEYCTPTFAPDLAAAVLLLVLKEKTGLYHAAGPDFVSRYEFAQIACQRLGIPADMITPVNAQPGQKAPRPRLAGLVSKKLLDETGYAMMNPVHALSVARDGIAQKKRRAASARPDAAQPPGTDGAVAQSADAVSQTARTAGQSETQPETAGKPPFRTEKEAPPGTERNAPDAPPRADSPAPSPPSPAQTGRAVPPLPGQTGRAAPPPPPSPSQTGRAAPPPPGQTGRAAPAPPSRTGHAAPPPPSPSQTGRAAPPPPGQTGRAVAPPPPSPSQTGRSAPPETGTPA from the coding sequence ATGAAAATACTGGTCATAGGCGCTTCCGGGCAGGTGGGCGGGGCCATTCTGCGCGAATGCGGGAATTACTCCATTGAAGCCAAAGGCACCTCCGCTAAAAGCGATGCCGGCGGCCTGCTCAAGGCGGATATACGGCTGTCCCATGCTTTTGAGGAAATTTTTGAATCGTTCAAGCCGGATGCCGCCATACTCTGCGCCGCCATGACAGACCCGGATTTATGCCAGGAAAACGAGCGCCAGGCGGAGCAGGTAAACGTAGAGGGCGCGCGCAACATACTCCGGCTGTGCGACCTGCACAAAACGCGGCTGGCCTGCCTTTCAACCGATAATGTCTTTGACGGCGCCCGCGGCCCCTACGACGAAACAGCCAAACCAAATCCCGTAAACGTCTACGGCCAGACCAAACTCAAGGCGGAGAAAATCTGTGCCGGCGCCTCGTTCGGCTCCGTCATCATACGCAGTAGCGGGGTCTATGGAGCGGATTCGCCTAATTTGCTGACGCAGATAATGGATAAAGCCGGAAAAAACGAGCGGATGGAACTATCCTCAACCGAGTATTGCACCCCGACTTTCGCCCCCGACCTGGCGGCCGCCGTCCTGCTGCTTGTTCTAAAGGAGAAAACCGGGCTCTACCACGCCGCCGGGCCGGATTTTGTGAGCCGGTATGAATTCGCGCAGATAGCCTGCCAGCGGCTCGGCATTCCGGCTGACATGATAACGCCGGTAAACGCGCAGCCCGGTCAAAAAGCCCCCCGCCCCAGGCTTGCCGGCCTTGTCAGCAAAAAACTGCTGGATGAAACCGGTTATGCCATGATGAATCCCGTGCACGCGCTTTCCGTGGCGCGCGACGGCATCGCCCAGAAAAAACGCAGGGCCGCCTCCGCCAGACCCGATGCGGCGCAGCCGCCGGGCACGGACGGTGCAGTGGCTCAGTCCGCGGACGCGGTTTCGCAAACAGCAAGAACCGCCGGACAATCCGAGACTCAACCGGAAACGGCGGGGAAACCGCCTTTCCGAACAGAAAAAGAGGCGCCGCCCGGGACAGAGCGGAACGCGCCAGACGCGCCGCCCCGCGCAGACAGCCCCGCCCCCTCTCCGCCCTCTCCGGCGCAGACCGGACGCGCCGTGCCGCCGCTTCCGGGACAGACCGGACGGGCTGCCCCTCCGCCGCCGCCATCCCCTTCCCAAACGGGACGCGCCGCACCGCCGCCCCCGGGACAGACCGGACGTGCTGCTCCCGCGCCCCCGTCCCGGACCGGTCATGCCGCGCCACCCCCGCCTTCGCCTTCGCAGACAGGACGCGCCGCGCCGCCCCCTCCGGGGCAGACTGGACGGGCCGTTGCTCCGCCCCCGCCTTCGCCTTCGCAGACAGGACGGTCCGCGCCGCCTGAAACCGGAACCCCGGCATGA